Below is a genomic region from Catenuloplanes atrovinosus.
AGCGGCAGCGGGCGGATCGCCTGGGACCAGCCGGGATCGGCGCTCCACCGGGTGATCGGCGACCGGCGCGCGGCCAGCACCACGCGCGCGTCCATCGGCAGCCGCGGCAGCAGCCGGTCGCACAGCCACGCCTCCAGCGCGGGGATGCGGTCCGCGTCGTCGATCAGCACCACGGGCGCGCCGGGCCCGGCCGCGTCCGCGCGCTCCTCGTCGCCGTCCCGGCCGTCCACCCGCAGCACGGTGCGGCCGGCCGTGCGTGCCTCGTCGGCGAACCGGGCCAGCAGCGCGGTCTTGCCGATGCCGGCCGGGCCCTCGACCACCAGCAGCGCGTGCGGACTGTCCGGCCGCAACAGCTCGTGGAACGCCGCCATCTCCGGCTGCCGGCCCAGGAACGTCTGCCGTTGGGACGCGCGCAGGCGGTCCGCGACGGATCGGATCGGCAGGGAGCTCAGCGATCTCACGGCACTCACGCGACACACCGTAGAGTGACGGGCCACGCGGTTCAATCTCCCGAAAGTCATACGGGGCGTGACAGAAACGCATACTTCGGCTACCCGTAGTCATAATCCCCGGTAGTGGCCGTCACGATATGTGCACCCGCCGGTCCGCGCGTCGGTCCAGAAGGGACGAAGACAACATCATGACAGGCCGTTTCGTGCACCTGGTCCGGCACGGCGAGGCGGCCGGCGGCGCGTTGACCGAGACCGGCCGCCGCCAGGCCGCGGCCGTCGGTGCCCGGATGGCCTCGCTGCCCATCGCGGCGCTGCACCACGGCCCGCTGCCGCGCGCGGCCGAGACGGCCCGGATCGTGGCGTCGCACCTGCCGGGCGTACCGGTGCGGGAGTCGGAGGTCTGTGGCGACTACATCCCGCCGGTCGGCGACCCGGCCGCGCTGCCGCGCGTCTTCCGGGACTTCCTGGCCGAGGTGACCGAGGAGGAGTACGCGCACGGCGCGGCGCTGGCCCGGGCGGCGCTGGCCACGTTCGCGCGGCCGTCGGAGACGGAGACGCACGACCTGATCGTCACGCACGCGTTCACGGTCGGCTGGTTCCTCCGGGACGCGCTGGGCGCGCCGGAGCCGCGCTGGCTCGGTCAGAACGCGTCCAACTGCGCGCTGACCACGATCCTCTACCGGCCCGGCCGGCCGCCCGCGCTGGTCGCGTTCAACGAGGCCAGCCATCTTGTGATCTAGCGCTCACCCGGATCGGCATCTTGACAAACGCGCGCAACGTCAGGTGTCGCCGGGGTGCCGTATCCTTCCGAGCCATGCAAGAGACAGCCCGCTTAGCTGGGTTCTTCGCAGCGCACGGCATCTGGAGCGTGTCCGCCGGCGACAAGCTCGTCCCGCTGATGGGTTACGAGCACGCCGACGGCGACCGCGCCATGGCCCGCTTCGCCGACGACGACCCGGGCATCTCGGCCCTGACCGGCCAGGAGGCGCTCGAGTCCAACGAGTTCGCGGCCACGCGTGCCGCGCTCGTCGTCGAGGGGTTCATCCACCTGGCCGCCACGCCGCGCATCGACGCGCTGATCGTGCGCGCCGTCTCCTACTTCCCGGAGCGGAGCGCCATGGCCGTGGCCGTCCCGTACCGTCCGAACACCGACAGTGACGGATTCGCCGTGCATCGCCCGAGATTCCTCGGCTTCGACAACGTCGAGCGTGAGGAGTTCCTCAAGATCGCGGATGCCTTCCACGAGGGCGTCAGCTCCCACGAGGAGGCCGCCGAGGTCTGGCACACGGCCCTCGACGAGTCGATCTGACAGGCAGATCATCCGGGGGTACGGCCGGGAGCATCGCGGCTCCGGGCCGTACCCCCGAACGGGTTCGATCGTGACTTACTTGGCGTCGAGCAGGTCGACGATCGCCGCGGAGGCGCGGAAGTACTTGTTCCGGCCGAGCTCGCCGATCGTGCGGATGCCCAGGGCGTCGCGCAGGAACTTCGCGCCGTTCTCGCTGATGCCGGCGAGGGCCGCGACCGGAGCGGCCGCGATCTCCTCCAGGCTCTTGTCCTGGTACTCCTTGTCGACGATCTTGCTCAGATCACCGGTGACAGCCATGGATCCTCCAGGTTCGCAGGCGTTCCACTATGGAAAACCGCGCGAAGGCTAGCAGACCGATCTTGACGGGTGGCGGGGACGATCGCGCCCCCGCCACCCGTGCTCCCTACCGGCGCATCAGCGCGAACATCGCCCAGCCGAGGTACGGCCGCTGCCAGCGCACGTGCTGCGATTGCGACCGGGTCAGCTCGGCCCGGATCTCCGGCGCCAGCTCGTCGTCCGGGTTCGCGTCCAGCCACCGCCGCATGCTGAGCCAGCTGGCCGCCACGTAGCGGTCCCAGCCGCGCTCGTCCGCCGCGACCAGCTCGACCACGTCGTACCCCAGCTCGTGGAACCGCTCCACGGCCCCCGGCAGCGACAGACAGTCGACGCCCCGCAGATCGCCGAAGATCGCCTCGACCGCCTCGCGCGGCGGATCCACCCGCCAGAAGACGTCGCCGACCAGCAGCATCCCGCCCGGCCGCACGCTGCGCTCCATCAGCCGCACCGTGCCCGGCGTGTCCCCGGCGATCCAGGTCGCGCCGACGCACGCCACCAGGTCCACCGGCTCGTCCGCGACGTACCGCCCGGCGTCGCCGTGCACGAACCCGACCCGGTCCGCGACACCCAGGTCGGCCGCCCGCGCGCGGGCGTCGGCCAGGAACGCGGTGCTGAGGTCCACGCCGGTGCCGGTCACGCCGTGGTCCCGCGCCCAGGTGCACAGCAGCTCACCCTTGCCGCAGGCCAGATCCAGGACCGTGCTGCCCGCCGGCAGCCGCAGCGCGTCCCCCAGCGTCGCCAACTGCGCCGGCTCGACCGGATTCAGAACCCGGTGACTACTCTCTCGAATGACGAAGTGCCTCGGTATATCCACAGTCGTGTGTCCTCACGTCTCGATTCCTGACAACCCTGTCGACTCCGGAACCGACGACGGTCATAGGTCACCACACTCCCACTTCGGCGTTCCGCGCAGGCTAACGACGTCCGCCCGTACCCGCGAGCGAGTTTTTATGGACCGCCGGCCTCCCATTCGCCGGGCGACACCCGGCCCCGGCGCGCGACCGCCGGACGAATCTCCGCACCGTAGCGTCGTGGACCACCGGGCCGGGCCAGGCCCGGAACGGTGGACCGCGCCGGCCGGGCTACTGTGGCCCGGATTCCGGGGGCATGGACGTGTCGTGGGACCGCGTATCGTGCCGGAGCCGTCGAGAGGGGACAGGGTCATGAGGCGTCCATTGCGGGGCATCGTGTCGGCCGCGGTGCTGTGTGCGGTCGCCGCGTGCACGTCGCCGTCGCCGGCACCGAGGGAGGCCCCGGCCGGGCCGGCCCCGGCCGAGTCGGCGGGCGGGACCGTGACCGGTGCGCCCGGTGACGCCTGCACCGGCGAGGACATCACGGCGGAGGCGACCGTGCAGAAGGCGGGGGTCGCGCTGCTCACGATCACGAACACCTCCGCGGCGCCGTGCCGGCTCACCGGCTGGCCCAAGCTCGGCCTGCTGGCGGCGGACGGCAGCGCGCTGACCGTGCCCGTGCGGGAGGTGCCGCAGCCCGGCCCGGCCACGCCGGCCGACGTCGCCCCGGGTCAGAGCGCGTACGCCGGCTTCAGGTGGACGAGCTGCGACAAGAGCGCCACGGACTGCGCGGTCGCGACCACGCTCACCGTCGCGCCGGAGGGCGGCGGTGCGCCGGTCACGGCCACGTTCACCGGGGTGGCGGGCGGCACGCAGACCGTCGACGAGCTGCCGTTGTCCGCGCTCACGGTCGGCACGCTCCAGCCCTCCCCGCAGGGGGTCGTCGCCTGGTGACCGCGCCGGAGCGGTGAGCGCCGCGTTCCCGGGCGCACCGGTCCACGGGCCGATGATCGCCTGAACGGGCCGGGCCGGTGGATGGTATCGATCTGCGTCGGTCGATATCCTGCCGGCATGGAGCAGGTGTCCCCGGAGCGGATCGTAGCGAACGTGCTGCACCTGATGACGCCGGAGCGGTGCGTGAGGCTGCTGGGCCGGCTGCGCGACGTCGTGCGGCCGGGCGGGCGGCTGCTGCTGGTCGACTGGTGGCGGGACCCGGTCTCGCCGCATCGGGACAGCGTCAATGGCGCCTCCGAGTTCCTGATGTTCAGCGGCGGCGACACGTACGAGGTGAGCGAGGTGGCCGAGTGGCTGACCGACACCGGCTGGCGGCTGCTGGAGGTGCGGGAGGTGCTGCCGCCGACCGGCCTGGTGATCGCGGAACCGGTCAGGTGACGGTGAGGCCGTGGGCGCGGAAGGCGTCGCGGGCCGCCTCGACCGCGTCGGGGGACGGCGGCAGGGTGTCGCGCAGCGGGAAATCCAGGCCGATCGCCTCGTACTTGTGCTGGCCGAGGCGGTGGAAGGGGAGCACCTCGACGCGTTCGACGGAGGGTAGCCCGGCGACGTAGCCGGCGATGCCGCGCACGTTGTCGATGTCGTCGGTGAGGCCGGGGACCAGCACGAAACGTACCCACACGGGTTTGCCGAGCGTGGCGAGCCGGCGGCCGAAGCGGAGCGTCGGCGCGATCTCGCCGGTGCCGGTGACCCGGCGGTAGGTGGCCGGGTCCCAGGACTTGATGTCCAGCAGCACCAGGTCGACCGCGTCCAGCAGGGTGTCCGGGGCGCGGTCGCCGAGGAAGCCGGAGGTGTCCAGCGCGGTGTGCAGGCCGCGGGCCTTGCAGGCGCGCAGGAACGCCTCCGCGAAGCGGGGCTGGTGCAGCGGCTCGCCGCCGCTGAGGGTGACGCCGCCACCGCTGATCTTGATGAACCGCTCGTAGCGGCTCACCTCGGCCATCAGCTCGTCGACGGTCATCGGCGTGCCGCTGCGCCGGTACCAGGTGTCGGGGGAGTGGCAGTAGCGGCAGCGGAGCGGGCATCCGGCCAGGAACGCCACGAAGCGGGTGCCCGGGCCGTCCACGCCGATCGACGTGTCGAACGAGTGGACGGCCCCCTGGAGCGTCACAGCGACTCGTGGAACGTGCGCGAGATGACGTCGCGCTGCTGCTCTCGCGTCAGCCGCACGAAGTTCACCGCGTACCCGGACACCCGCACGGTGAGCTGCGGGTACTTCTCCGGGTGCGCCATCGCGTCCTCCAGCGTGGCGCGGTCGAGCACGTTGACGTTCATGTGGAAGCCGCCGAGTTCGGTGTACCCGTCCAGCACGCCGGCCAGGTCGGTGATCCGGTCCTCGCGCGTGTGCCCGAGGCCGTCCGGCGTGACCGTGCAGGTCAGCGAGATGCCGTCGCGGGCCGAGGCGTAGGGCAGCTTCGCCACCGAGAGCGCGGCGGCCACCAGGCCGTGCCGGTCCCGGCCGTTCATCGGGTTGGCGCCCGGCGCGAACGGCTCACCGGCGCGGCGGCCGTCCGGCGTGTTGCCGGTGTGCTTGCCGTAGACCACGTTCGACGTGATGGTCAGCACGCTCATGGTCGGCTCCGCGCCCCGGTACGCCGGCTGCCGCCGGATCCGGGCCATGAACTCCTCCACCAGCCACGTCGCCATCGCGTCGACCCGGTCGTCGTTGTTGCCGAAGCTCGGATACTCACCGTCGATCTCGTAGTCGACGGCCAGGCCGGTCTCGTCGCGGATCACCCGGACCGTGGCGTACCGGATGGCGGAGAGGCTGTCCACGGCCACGCTCAGGCCGGCGATGCCGGTCGCCAGGAAGCGGTGCACGGGATAGTCGTGCAGCGCCATCTCCAGCCGCTCGTACGCGTACCGGTCGTGCATGGCGTGGATGACGTTGAGGGCGTCCACATAGGTCTCGGCCAGCCAATCCAGCGTCCGCTCGTACGCGGAGACCACCTCGCCGAACTCGAGCACGTCGCCGGTCAGCGGCGGGGACGCCGGCGCGACCTGGTCGCCGGTGATCTCGTCCCGGCCGCCGTTGATCGCGTAGAGCAGCGCCTTCGCCACGTTCGCCCGGGCGCCGAAGAACTGCATCTGCTTGCCGACCCGCATGCCGGAGACGCAGCAGGCGATCGCGGTGTCCTCGCCGTATTCGCGGCGCAGCGCGTCGTCGTTCTCGTACTGGATCGCGCTGGTGTCCAGCGACACCTGCGCGCAGAACCGCTTGAAGCCCTCGGGCAGCGCGCGGGACCAGAGCACGGTCAGGTTCGGCTCCGGCGCCGGGCCCAGGTTGTAGAGCGTCTGGAGGTAGCGGAAGCTGGTCCGGGTCACCAGCGGGCGCCCGTCCCCGCCGAGGCCGCCGAGGCTCTCCGTCACCCAGGTCGGGTCGCCGGAGAACAGCGCGTCATACTCCGGCGTGCGCAGGAACCGGATGATCCGCAGCTTGATCACGAAGTCGTCGACCAGTTCCTGCGCGTCCATCTCGGTGAGCGTGCCCTCGGTCAGGTCGCGCTGGAGGTAGACGTCGACGAACGTGGCGGTGCGGCCCAGCGACATCGCGGCGCCGTTCTGCTCCTTGGTCGCGGCCAGGTACGCGAAGTACAGCCACTGGATCGCCTCGCGGCCGTTCGTGGCCGGCCCCGAGACGTCGTAGCCGTACGAGGCGGCCATCTCCTTCAGCTCGCGCAGCGCGCGGATCTGCTCGGCCAGTTCCTCGCGGTCCCTGATCACGTGCTCGGTGGACCGGGCGTGGTCCAGCGAGCGCTTGACCCGCTGCCGGTCGTCGATCAGCCGGTCCACGCCGTAGAGCGCCACCCGCCGATAGTCGCCGATGATCCGGCCGCGGCCGTAGGCGTCCGGCAGGCCGGTGATGATGTGCGACCGCCGGGCCCTCAGGACCGCCTCCGGGTACGCGTCGAACACCGCGTCGTTGTGCGTCTTGCGGTACCTGCCGAACGTCTCCCGGACGGCCGGGTCCAGCACGTACCCGTAGGCCTGGAGCCCGTTCTCCACCATCCGCAGGCCGCCGTTCGGCATGATCGCCCGGCGCAGCGGCGCGTCCGTCTGCAACCCGACGATCAGCTCGGCGTCCCGGTCGATGTAGCCGGGCCGGTGACTCGTGATGGTGGACGGCGTGCTCGCGTCCACGTCGTAGATGCCGCGCTCGCGCTCCACCGGGAACATCGCCCGCAGCCGCGACCAGACGCCGATCGTGCGGACCGTCGGGCCGGCGAGGAAGTGGTGGTCACCCTCGTACGGCGTGTAGTTGTCCCGGATGAACGCGGCCACGTCGATCGCCCGGCGCCAGTCGCCGCCGGTGAAACCTCGCCAGGGCTCCGCCGCCCGCGGCCGTACCGCCACCTGTGCCGTCATCTCGCCGGCCTCCCTTCACCGTCACGACCAGCGTCGTCCCGGCGGCGCGCGGCGGACAGGGCCGGAGGTCCCGGGCGGTACGGCCGCTGTGCCTCAGGCGTCCCGGATCTTCTCCAGCACCGCGTCGAGCGTCAGGTCCGCGGCGCTGGACAGCAGCAGGTCCGCGGCGGTGAACCGGGCCGGGTCGGCGTGCGGGTTCGGCACGGCCACGCAGCGCAGCCCCGCGGCCCGGGCCGCCGCCACGCCGTGCGCGGTGTCCTCGAACGCCAGCGCCTCGCCCGGCGCTACGCGCAGCCGGTCCAGCGCCAGCCGGTAGACCGCGGGGTCGGGCTTGTGCGCGGCCACCTCGTCGCCGGTCGCCAGCACCTCGAAGCGGTCGCGCAGGCCGGCGCGACCGAGCAGCGCGCCCACGTGCGACACCGGCGAGCTGCTCGCCACCGCGAGCCGTAACCCCAGCTCACCTGCCCGGTCCAGCCAGCTCACCACGCCCGCGGCCGGGGCGAGCGCGTCGTTGAGCCGGCGCCGGTACTCCTGCCGCAGCCGGTGGCTGAGCGCGCGGTCGTAGCCGGCGCCGACCGCGGTGGCCAGCGTGGCGTAGCGCTCCTCGTTCGCGTCGCCGCCGTGGTCGGCGAAGAACCCGGCCGGGTCCAGCTCCAGGCCGTGCCGCCGCCACTCCCACCGCCAGCTCTCCAGCAGCGTGGTCTCGGTGTCCATCAGCAGGCCGTCGAAGTCGAGGATCAGCGCCCGGATCGTCACCGTCACAGTATCCCAGTTGCATGATCATGCGTCCGTCTGCATATAATTTCGACGTGTCCAAGGTGCTTACGTCATTGCCCGCCGGCGAACGCGTCGGTATCGCCTTCTCCGGTGGTCTCGACACCTCCGTAGCGGTCGCGTGGATGCGCGAGAGGGGTGCGGTGCCCTGCACGTACACCGCCGACATCGGTCAGTACGACGAGCCCGACATCGCGTCCGTGCCCGGCCGTGCCGGGCAGTACGGTGCGGAGATCGCCCGGCTGGTCGACTGCCGCGCCGCGCTGGTCGAGGAGGGCCTGGCCGCGCTCGCGTGCGGCGCGTTCCACATCCGCACCGGCGGCCGGGCGTACTTCAACACCACGCCGCTGGGCCGCGCCGTGACCGGCACCATGCTGGTCCGCGCCATGCTCGACGACGGCGTGCAGATCTGGGGCGACGGGTCGACGTTCAAGGGCAACGACATCGAGCGCTTCTACCGGTACGGGTTGCTGGCCAACCCGTCGCTGCGGATCTACAAGCCGTGGCTGGACGCGGCGTTCGTCGACGAGCTCGGCGGCCGGCACGAGATGTCCGAGTGGCTCCAGGCGCGCGACCTGCCGTACCGGCACAGCACCGAGAAGGCGTACTCCACCGACGCGAACATCTGGGGCGCCACGCACGAGGCCAAGTCGCTGGAGCACCTGGACGTCGGCCTGGAACTGGTCGAGCCGATCATGGGCGTCAAGTTCTGGGACCCGTCCGTGGAGATCCTGCCGGAGGACGTGACGGTCCGCTTCGAGCAGGGCCGGCCGGTCGCGATCAACGGCAAGACCTTCGCGAACGATGTGGACCTGGTGCTGGAGGCGAACGCGATCGGCGGTCGCCACGGGCTCGGCATGAGCGACCAGATCGAGAACCGGATCATCGAGGCGAAGAGCCGCGGCATCTACGAGGCGCCCGGCATGGCGCTGCTGCACATCGTCTACGAGCGGCTGGTCAACGCGATCCACAACGAGGACACGCTGGCCACGTACCACATCGAGGGCCGCAAGCTGGGCCGGCTGCTCTACGAGGGCCGCTGGCTGGACCCGCAGGCGCTGATGAGCCGCGAGTCGCTGCAGCGCTGGGTCGGCGCCGCGGTCACCGGCGAGGTCACGCTGCGGCTGCGGCGCGGCGAGGACTACTCGATCATCGACACGTCCGGTCCGGCGTTCAGCTACCACCCGGACAAGCTCTCCATGGAGCGCACCGAGAACGCCGCGTTCGGCCCGCTGGACCGCATCGGTCAGCTCACCATGCGCAACCTCGACATCGCGGACTCGCGCGCCCGGCTCGAGCAGTACGCGCGGATCGGCATCGTCGGCGGCACCCAGGCGATCGCGGCCCAGCCGTCCACCACCACGCTGATCGGCGCCATGCCGGCCGGCGGCGCCGAGGCGATCGCGGCCAGCCCGGTCCCGCCCGCCGAGGACCAGTTCCTCGACGCCGCGGCCATGGAGTCCGGCACCGACTGACGACCCCTCGGTGGACCGCGCCCCGGCGCGGTCCGCCGGCGGCGTCGCTACGGCTTGCGGAGCACCCCGCACCACTGGTCGACCTCGACCGGCAGGCCGCCGTCGGCCAGCGGCTCCGGCCGCCAGCGCGAGCACGACACCCAGCCCGGCTCGATCACCTCCAGGCCCGGGAAGAACGCCGCGATCCGTTCCGGCGTACGCAGTTTCAGCTTCGGCTGCGCGTCGATGTTCCAGACCCGTACCGCCTCCGCGGTCGTCGCGCCGTTGACCGCGGTGGTGGTGTTCGCGACCGCCACGTAGCTGCCGGACGGCACCGCCTCCAGCAGCCGGTCGATGATCCGCTGCAACTCGTCGTCGTCGCCGATGAAGTGCATGATGCCGAGCAGCATGATCGCCACCGGCCGGGCGAAGTCGAGCGTCTCCGCCGCCCGGCGCAGGATCGCGTCCGGATCGCGCAGGTCCGCGTGCAGGTAGGCGGTGGACCCCGCCGGCGAACTGGTCAGCAGGGCGCGCGCGTGCGCCAGCACCAGCGGGTCGTTGTCGACGTAGACGATCCGGCTCTCCGGGGCGAGCTGCTGGGCGACCTCGTGCGTGTTGTCCTGGGTCGGCAGCCCGGTGCCGATGTCCAGGAACTGGCGGATGCCCGCCTCGGCGGTCAGGTAGCGCACCGCCCTGCCGAGGAACTCCCGGTCCGCCCGCGCCAGCTCGATCACCACCGGGAAGATCTCCCGCACCCGATCGCCGACCTGCCGGTCCGCCGCGAAGTTGTCCTTGCCGCCGAGCCAGTAGTTCCAGATGCGCGCCGTGTGCGGCACGTCGGCGCGGACGTCGTCACCGTCCACGACGGGTTCGTCAGTCATGATCAACCTTCCCCGGCCTCGCTCGCAAAGCGACCACAGTGGAGCATCGATGCGGGCGATGGTATCGACAGTCGCCGAGAAGCGCGATCACCAGAGGACTCGTGGGCCGCAGCGACCCCGGCGGGGGCGGGGGCCGCTGCGGCCGGCGAGGAAGGGCGCCATCCGGGGGAGGATCGCGTGTCCTACTTGTACCCCGGCGTCCGCTTGGGAAACCACCCGCGCCGATCTCGAAGACGTGTGCGTCACCCGTCCTGGTGTTCGGCGCGAGCGATCTCGCCGAACGCCAGCGACAGGTACTCCGCGAACGGCCGCGCACCGAGCAGGCTGGCGATCAGCAGCGCGCCGTGCCGGGCCTGGGCCAGCGCCTTCGGCGGCGCGTCGTCGCCCTCCGGGTCGTAGACGCCCAGCGCGCCGGCCAGCAGCACCAGCACCACCTGCGGGTCCACGTCCGCCTGCCAGGTCATCGCCTCGCGCACGCAGCGCGCCAGCACCGCGCGCACGTCGTCGCTGTCCACGCCGTCCGCGTGCGACTCCTCCACCAGCATGCGCACCACCGCGCCGAGCACCCGGCCGACCCGCTCCTGGTCCAGCGCCGCCAGCGCCTCGGCCGCGGGGTCGAACGCCGCCGCATCCCGCGCCCGGGCCGCACCGACCGCGTCCGAGGCGGCGACGGCGATGGCACGGGCGGCGGGAGGCAGACTCATGCGCCGAGCGTAGTCGCTACGGTGTGTCTGGTGGATCTCGCCTCGGCTCGACGAGATCCACCAGACACGCCTAGACCAGGACCGTGGCGTCGCGCAGGTACAGCGGTGACCACTCCGGCGCGCCGTCCCGGCCGTGCCGCGGATCCACGCCGATGAACGGCATCCGCTTGATCACCGTGGTGGTGTGCCGTGCGGCCCAGTCCACCGTCGTACGGTGCCGCAGTCGGTCCCCGCAGCGCCACCGCCGGGTGCCGAAGTCCACGATCGAGTCGTGCCCGTGCACCTGCCCGAACGGCGGGAACACGGTCTCGGTCAGCCACCCGTGGTACAGGTCCGTCCCCGCCTCCGCCCACAGCGGCCCGCCGAGGTCGGCCAGCAGTGCCTCCGGCCGCGTGTTCAGCAGCTCGGCCGTGGTGCCCGCGGTCACCGGCTCACCCAGCTCCCGCCACGCCCGCACGGTCAGCCCCGCGTGCGTGACCAGCAACTCCTCGCCCTGCGCGGTTCGTACCGCCGCCGCCACCCGCATCCGGTCCCGCAGCCACCAGTCCCGCAGCCGCGCCGCGTCCGCCTCGTCCAGCGGCTCAGGCCAGAACGGCTCGCCGATCCCGGCGTACGGCGCCTCATGATTGCCGATCAATTGGATCCACCGGCCCGGCGCCTCGCGCAGCCGCTCCGCCACCAG
It encodes:
- a CDS encoding histidine phosphatase family protein; the encoded protein is MTGRFVHLVRHGEAAGGALTETGRRQAAAVGARMASLPIAALHHGPLPRAAETARIVASHLPGVPVRESEVCGDYIPPVGDPAALPRVFRDFLAEVTEEEYAHGAALARAALATFARPSETETHDLIVTHAFTVGWFLRDALGAPEPRWLGQNASNCALTTILYRPGRPPALVAFNEASHLVI
- a CDS encoding SAM-dependent methyltransferase, yielding MATLGDALRLPAGSTVLDLACGKGELLCTWARDHGVTGTGVDLSTAFLADARARAADLGVADRVGFVHGDAGRYVADEPVDLVACVGATWIAGDTPGTVRLMERSVRPGGMLLVGDVFWRVDPPREAVEAIFGDLRGVDCLSLPGAVERFHELGYDVVELVAADERGWDRYVAASWLSMRRWLDANPDDELAPEIRAELTRSQSQHVRWQRPYLGWAMFALMRR
- a CDS encoding DUF4232 domain-containing protein; translation: MRRPLRGIVSAAVLCAVAACTSPSPAPREAPAGPAPAESAGGTVTGAPGDACTGEDITAEATVQKAGVALLTITNTSAAPCRLTGWPKLGLLAADGSALTVPVREVPQPGPATPADVAPGQSAYAGFRWTSCDKSATDCAVATTLTVAPEGGGAPVTATFTGVAGGTQTVDELPLSALTVGTLQPSPQGVVAW
- a CDS encoding methyltransferase, with protein sequence MEQVSPERIVANVLHLMTPERCVRLLGRLRDVVRPGGRLLLVDWWRDPVSPHRDSVNGASEFLMFSGGDTYEVSEVAEWLTDTGWRLLEVREVLPPTGLVIAEPVR
- the pflA gene encoding pyruvate formate-lyase-activating protein, which produces MTLQGAVHSFDTSIGVDGPGTRFVAFLAGCPLRCRYCHSPDTWYRRSGTPMTVDELMAEVSRYERFIKISGGGVTLSGGEPLHQPRFAEAFLRACKARGLHTALDTSGFLGDRAPDTLLDAVDLVLLDIKSWDPATYRRVTGTGEIAPTLRFGRRLATLGKPVWVRFVLVPGLTDDIDNVRGIAGYVAGLPSVERVEVLPFHRLGQHKYEAIGLDFPLRDTLPPSPDAVEAARDAFRAHGLTVT
- the pflB gene encoding formate C-acetyltransferase: MTAQVAVRPRAAEPWRGFTGGDWRRAIDVAAFIRDNYTPYEGDHHFLAGPTVRTIGVWSRLRAMFPVERERGIYDVDASTPSTITSHRPGYIDRDAELIVGLQTDAPLRRAIMPNGGLRMVENGLQAYGYVLDPAVRETFGRYRKTHNDAVFDAYPEAVLRARRSHIITGLPDAYGRGRIIGDYRRVALYGVDRLIDDRQRVKRSLDHARSTEHVIRDREELAEQIRALRELKEMAASYGYDVSGPATNGREAIQWLYFAYLAATKEQNGAAMSLGRTATFVDVYLQRDLTEGTLTEMDAQELVDDFVIKLRIIRFLRTPEYDALFSGDPTWVTESLGGLGGDGRPLVTRTSFRYLQTLYNLGPAPEPNLTVLWSRALPEGFKRFCAQVSLDTSAIQYENDDALRREYGEDTAIACCVSGMRVGKQMQFFGARANVAKALLYAINGGRDEITGDQVAPASPPLTGDVLEFGEVVSAYERTLDWLAETYVDALNVIHAMHDRYAYERLEMALHDYPVHRFLATGIAGLSVAVDSLSAIRYATVRVIRDETGLAVDYEIDGEYPSFGNNDDRVDAMATWLVEEFMARIRRQPAYRGAEPTMSVLTITSNVVYGKHTGNTPDGRRAGEPFAPGANPMNGRDRHGLVAAALSVAKLPYASARDGISLTCTVTPDGLGHTREDRITDLAGVLDGYTELGGFHMNVNVLDRATLEDAMAHPEKYPQLTVRVSGYAVNFVRLTREQQRDVISRTFHESL
- a CDS encoding HAD family hydrolase → MTIRALILDFDGLLMDTETTLLESWRWEWRRHGLELDPAGFFADHGGDANEERYATLATAVGAGYDRALSHRLRQEYRRRLNDALAPAAGVVSWLDRAGELGLRLAVASSSPVSHVGALLGRAGLRDRFEVLATGDEVAAHKPDPAVYRLALDRLRVAPGEALAFEDTAHGVAAARAAGLRCVAVPNPHADPARFTAADLLLSSAADLTLDAVLEKIRDA
- the argG gene encoding argininosuccinate synthase, whose protein sequence is MSKVLTSLPAGERVGIAFSGGLDTSVAVAWMRERGAVPCTYTADIGQYDEPDIASVPGRAGQYGAEIARLVDCRAALVEEGLAALACGAFHIRTGGRAYFNTTPLGRAVTGTMLVRAMLDDGVQIWGDGSTFKGNDIERFYRYGLLANPSLRIYKPWLDAAFVDELGGRHEMSEWLQARDLPYRHSTEKAYSTDANIWGATHEAKSLEHLDVGLELVEPIMGVKFWDPSVEILPEDVTVRFEQGRPVAINGKTFANDVDLVLEANAIGGRHGLGMSDQIENRIIEAKSRGIYEAPGMALLHIVYERLVNAIHNEDTLATYHIEGRKLGRLLYEGRWLDPQALMSRESLQRWVGAAVTGEVTLRLRRGEDYSIIDTSGPAFSYHPDKLSMERTENAAFGPLDRIGQLTMRNLDIADSRARLEQYARIGIVGGTQAIAAQPSTTTLIGAMPAGGAEAIAASPVPPAEDQFLDAAAMESGTD
- a CDS encoding SAM-dependent methyltransferase, whose translation is MTDEPVVDGDDVRADVPHTARIWNYWLGGKDNFAADRQVGDRVREIFPVVIELARADREFLGRAVRYLTAEAGIRQFLDIGTGLPTQDNTHEVAQQLAPESRIVYVDNDPLVLAHARALLTSSPAGSTAYLHADLRDPDAILRRAAETLDFARPVAIMLLGIMHFIGDDDELQRIIDRLLEAVPSGSYVAVANTTTAVNGATTAEAVRVWNIDAQPKLKLRTPERIAAFFPGLEVIEPGWVSCSRWRPEPLADGGLPVEVDQWCGVLRKP
- a CDS encoding metallophosphoesterase; translation: MATVVIVGDVGGCADRLAAVLPALAEDPEITVIQAGDLVDRGPDSPGVLKLVAERLREAPGRWIQLIGNHEAPYAGIGEPFWPEPLDEADAARLRDWWLRDRMRVAAAVRTAQGEELLVTHAGLTVRAWRELGEPVTAGTTAELLNTRPEALLADLGGPLWAEAGTDLYHGWLTETVFPPFGQVHGHDSIVDFGTRRWRCGDRLRHRTTVDWAARHTTTVIKRMPFIGVDPRHGRDGAPEWSPLYLRDATVLV